The genomic interval TGGAGTGGCACCGGCAGATTTCCGCCACCGACACTCCTTCATCGCCCTGCTTCAGAATGAACGTCTTCTGTGCGTCCGAAAACTGCGATGCTTTCATCGTCTTCCGTTCCTTTCCCAGCCAGGAAAATGCACCGGAACACTCTAACCAAAAACGGTCCAGTATGAAGGGTTCAGATCAACAGAATGCCGTGTCCGTATCGAGGGGACCGGGAGGCGAAGGGCCGAAGGCGGTTCCTCTCGCCATAATCGACGCTAATCGTGCTAAACGTCAGCGCCCTCTCTCCTATCACGCCACCTGTCTTGCTGACACCATCATCATATCGATATGAATATGCTCGAACGGGCAACTTAATGCACCGCGCTCGTCCTTCTCAATCAGTCCCAGCTCGACTAGCACCGCAGCATCTTCATGGACGCGCTTGACGTCCCGGTTCAGTCTGCGCGCAAGCTCTCGCACGCCAACCGTTCCACTTCCCAGAAGGACGTTCAGTAGTTCCCAACGGCGCTCGGTGAGACGCGAAAAGAATGTGCCGGGTGTCTCAAAGTTTAGCGTTTCACCCTGATACTCACCGCTTTCGAGGCCAATACCAGCGCGCTTACCTGCTACGCGTAATGCCGATTTCCAGTCGGC from Agrobacterium tumefaciens carries:
- a CDS encoding HVO_A0114 family putative DNA-binding protein; its protein translation is MRTLTITTNADWKSALRVAGKRAGIGLESGEYQGETLNFETPGTFFSRLTERRWELLNVLLGSGTVGVRELARRLNRDVKRVHEDAAVLVELGLIEKDERGALSCPFEHIHIDMMMVSARQVA